From Anopheles coluzzii chromosome 3, AcolN3, whole genome shotgun sequence, the proteins below share one genomic window:
- the LOC120958915 gene encoding NADH dehydrogenase [ubiquinone] 1 beta subcomplex subunit 4: MSQQEKAARRAALRNEYWRTMTNPHNHLRGESGGVFDTGLARFQAMRVNHYEHFKPTGRSFKIGLFTVVIPIIVYAKMMKNERDQREQQYRTGQVAYADRRFKFI; encoded by the exons ATGAGCCAGCAGGAAAAGGCGGCCCGGCGTGCGGCCCTACGCAACGAGTACTGGCGCACGATGACCAACCCGCACAACCATCTGCGCGGCGAGAGCGGTGGTGTG TTCGACACTGGCCTAGCCCGGTTCCAGGCGATGCGCGTTAACCATTACGAGCACTTCAAGCCGACCGGCCGCTCGTTCAAGATTGGACTGTTTACCGTCGTCATCCCGATCATTGTGTACGCGAAAATGATGAAGAACGAGCGCGACCAGCGGGAACAGCAGTACCGCACCGGTCAGGTGGCGTACGCCGACCGTCGCTTCAAGTTCATCTAA
- the LOC120957167 gene encoding inositol-3-phosphate synthase produces the protein MSSELKVLSPNVHYTDEHIEVDYQYQTTTVVSSGPSGYTVKPETTELNIRTGRNVPRMGLMLVGWGGNNGSTLTAALEANKHSLEWRTRQGVQQANWYGSITQSSTVLLGSDASGQDVYIPMNQLVPMVNPNDIVVDGWDISSLNIGEAMKRAQVLEVGLQDQVYKRLAQLRPRASIYDPDFIAANQADRADNTIKGTRYEQYQQIVRDIREFKQQSGVDKVVILWTANTERFAEVKEGVNTTMADLERSLKQNHSEISPSTIFAMAAIAENCIYINGSPQNTFVPGVIEMAEHYGAFIAGDDFKSGQTKLKSVLVDFLVSAGIKPVSIVSYNHLGNNDGKNLSAPQQFRSKEISKSNVVDDMVASNHILYGADEHPDHCVVIKYVPYVGDSKRAMDEYTSQIMLGGHNTLVIHNTCEDSLLATPLILDLAILGELCSRIQVRRKDAAASGEYLPFRSVLSLLSYLCKAPLVPQGTPVVNSLFRQRTAIENILRACVGLPPLSHMTLEHRFDLPVGESQPDVQQHVAKKARVANGTAEKCNGVHNGDAHPSEEVASR, from the exons GTGAAACCTGAAACTACCGAGTTGAATATCCGCACCGGACGAAATGTCCCGCGCATGGGGCTGATGCTGGTCGGCTGGGGCGGCAACAACGGTTCGACGCTGACCGCTGCGCTCGAGGCGAACAAGCACAGCCTGGAATGGCGCACGCGCCAGGGCGTCCAGCAGGCGAACTGGTACGGCTCGATCACGCAGTCGTCGACGGTGCTGCTCGGATCGGACGCCAGCGGGCAGGATGTGTACATCCCGATGAACCAGCTGGTGCCGATGGTCAACCCGAACGATATCGTCGTCGATGGGTGGGACATTAGCTCGCTCAACATCGGGGAGGCGATGAAGCGGGCGCAGGTGCTGGAGGTCGGGCTGCAGGATCAGGTGTACAAGCGGTTGGCGCAGCTGCGCCCGAGGGCCTCGATCTACGATCCCGACTTCATTGCGGCCAACCAGGCGGACCGGGCGGACAACACGATCAAGGGCACGCGGTACGAGCAGTACCAGCAGATCGTGCGGGACATTCGCGAGTTCAAGCAGCAGTCGGGCGTGGACAAGGTGGTCATCCTGTGGACGGCAAATACGGAGCGGTTCGCCGAGGTGAAGGAAGGCGTCAACACGACGATGGCGGATCTGGAGCGCTCGCTCAAGCAGAACCATTCGGAGATTTCGCCCTCGACGATCTTCGCCATGGCTGCTATTGCTGAGAAT TGCATCTACATCAACGGATCGCCCCAGAACACGTTCGTGCCCGGTGTGATCGAGATGGCGGAGCACTACGGTGCGTTCATTGCCGGCGATGACTTCAAGTCGGGCCAGACCAAGCTGAAGTCGGTGCTGGTGGACTTCCTGGTGTCGGCCGGCATCAAGCCCGTCTCGATCGTGAGCTACAACCATCTCGGCAACAACGACGGCAAGAATCTCTCGGCCCCGCAGCAGTTCCGCTCGAAGGAGATCTCCAAGAGCAACGTGGTGGACGATATGGTCGCCTCCAACCACATCCTGTACGGTGCGGACGAACATCCGGACCACTGCGTGGTGATCAAGTACGTGCCGTACGTCGGCGACAGCAAGCGCGCGATGGACGAGTACACGAGCCAGATCATGCTCGGTGGTCACAACACGCTGGTCATCCACAATACCTGCGAGGACTCGCTGCTCGCCACCCCGCTCATCCTCGATCTGGCCATACTGGGTGAGCTGTGCTCGCGCATTCAGGTTCGCCGCAAGGACGCCGCGGCCAGCGGTGAGTACCTACCCTTCCGGTCGGTACTGTCGCTGCTGAGCTACCTGTGCAAGGCGCCGCTAGTGCCGCAGGGTACGCCCGTGGTCAATTCGCTCTTCCGCCAGCGAACGGCAATCGAGAACATTCTGCGTGCGTGCGTCGGTCTGCCGCCGCTCAGCCACATGACGCTGGAGCACCGTTTCGATCTGCCAGTCGGGGAGAGCCAACCGGACGTGCAGCAGCATGTAGCGAAGAAGGCACGCGTCGCCAACGGCACCGCGGAGAAGTGCAATGGCGTGCACAATGGGGACGCTCATCCTTCGGAGGAAGTTGCCAGCCGCTAA